The sequence TCAATTGTATAAAGCAAGGTCTAATTGTCTAAGTTTGTAACATAAAAAGGCAATAAACAGGGATGCAGAGAGAACGGACAGAATGTAAGTGCTGGGAAAGTGAAAATGCATTAACAGCATTGATTTGGGAACTGCAATTTGCTTTAGAGCTGTTACTTATTTCTCTTGCGAACTTTTTGCCTGgtttatgaaataaaattataataaaaatgaaattaaatgaaatgaaacaattaaaattttgtgttttttaaagCGTTTGTGTTTCTTATCGTTCCCCAATAGCTCGGAGGCGGTTTCTCTGACGCTTAAAGAAATGGAAAATCCGGAGTGGATTATAAGCCGAGTGAACACAGAACGCTTTGACTGGAGGATATCCGCTCCACTAATTTCTTGTATTCCAGTCCGGCTTTCATTTGTTGTGTTGCGTGGTGACAGATGCTTTGGTTTCTTTTGGAACTAGGCTACTTTCGTTGGCAAAAATGTGGGATTGAACGGGACACTTTtctcaaagactatagaataacacaagacgcgtcactcgtattgttttgaatgggagaaagtgcaacgcgcaatataGTGGAAAGTCCCGTCTTcgaaataagagccaatcgccgattggtaaagtcatcgcatcactgcagcggccgttaaagcttcggttcctatagaaacagtcagactcgcgcctccgaaatgaggcacacaagagacgcgcatttagacTGCGCATGCACATTAGCTTGATTCGGCCTGAAAAATACGTTTTTTgccatgattcgagcgtttagaaacaaatttatgagacatgttgttgtcagattttattggtgatttcaaatataaaatttaatcgAAAGATTGGCAAACAGGTTTAGAGagtctgatgtttccccattcaaagagataggagctgcacttggatgtccaagaggcgtttcaaagatggccgccgagtgaaatgacttgttgACCctgccaggagtttgattgacaggcgatctaaccaatcattcgCCAAaaccgccattttgtccgacaaagcagtcaggggagttagaagattaacttaggtggacttgaacttgaaaaatggtgtgtactgatgtctttcagtgattgaaacaacattccttctgatgttcattcatgtttatttgatgctataaataaaCTAGttggaagagatgatcggttcacgagccgcttgaactgaggcaaTGCGACGatctgtcacaacacattaaagagacacaaaatggtatttattgtttcaatgtctttaaaaatgacaaatgaatTGAAATttaagactttgtttcatatcaaaagtaacctgctctgtcttgtctgtctaCGCGTTGTCAGTTTCCACTTTGCTcagcgatgtatttttcactgcatgaGAACACATTGTCTGTTGATAGCGGCATGGTTTGTCGGActtagcaacagtaactaaagggggcgggtctttgcgaacggTGCTGTTTTCCGCTGTGAGGTTTACCTCTGGCCTGCCTGAATCACAACTTGTTGCGCATGTGATATAGGTTTCTGTTTACTCCTAGGTGGTGCTCTTTTAAGAGCTGTCAACAGCAGTGAATAAAGGGTTTAAATATCAGCTGAACTTTAATGCACTGCCCTTTAAGCCTATTTCTTTAAATTCCAGATTTAATTGAGCATTAATGGTTTGAGTACAATAAGGAGCTATTTCTTTCAGACATGCCATTAAATATTCAATTCAAGCCAAAGGGTTTGTAGTTTAAAAGGCTACTGAACAAAAAATATGCAAATGGTATCACATTATTTCAGGTTTTTTGAAGACTTTGACATTCACTTTGTAAATTTCCTTCTTTGCTCGATTATCACAATGAATGAACTTTATCTATGGCTTCATTCTTCAGAGAATGAAGAAAATAGTCCTGCATAATCACGAGTCATTGGCATTATGCTAAGGTGTTTGGCAGGTTGTTGCTAAGGTGTGTCttaatcagctccctagtttaATTTAGTGCACTGGACTGTGAAAGTTGTTACTGTTGCAGTGAAATAGTTGCTTTCTAAAAAGTCCCAAAATACATCAGGGcttgaaattaacttttttacttGGTAGCACTGGTGCTCCCAACATTAAAAAGTTAGGAGCACCAGCAAAAAATTTAGGAACACCACAactaaagtgtgtgtgtgtgtgtgtatatatatatatatatatatatatatatatatatatatatataatatatgtgtgtgtgtgtgtgtgtgtgtgtgtgtgtgtgtgtgtgcgcgtgcatatatgtatgtgtgcaaTATTCTCATCAGTGTTCAGTCAGCTCTGacatttaaatattcatatttgtGATTTActtttactatttatttactttaaggCCATTTTGTCCCCTAAACTTATAAATATATGcttcatcttttattttaaattcgtaaatttgatcaataaattaaattaaaataacaagaCACTATAGGGCTGTTACCAGTCAAATTAAATAACTTACACTGAAAAATgacaactgcattaaataatgttatgagattgTTTTCATTCTGTTGAATATacatacaaataagaaatgttgaaagaataaacatgaaactaaaccaccagtaggtggcagcaggTGACcatcttaatgagtgagtcgccctaaatagtattgaatattagTAATGTTACATACTATTtgggatggatagtatgcacacattgagacgcaggcagatgtttgtgaatgggtcattgaatctgtgactcaaccgattcattcaaaatactgaatcattcagtaatgaaaacgTGTTGTCAAATGTTCCACCGTgatctttgtttggaactattttcactGCTGAAACggaacaaaaacagacaatactacgtctaaaatgtaagtgatttaattttaactactttttactgtttattgaactgttgtatgaaaTCAGTGTCAAGTTTTCAATCATGATGGTTTATTCAGGATATTCAGGAAAACTGCACTCTTGTTAATGTTTCTTGGAagattaattcactttcaaatgaaaatttcctgataatttactcaccctcatgtcatccaagatgttcatgtctttctttcttcagtcaaaaagaaattaaggtttatgaggaaaacattccaggatttttctccatatagtggacttcaatggcctccaaacagttgaaggtccaaatgaaactgttcagtgcagcttcaaagagctctacatgatcccagacgagaaataagggtcttatctagtgaaacgattggtcattttctaaaacaaaataaaaatgtatatacttttaaccataaacgcttgaactagctctcttcttcttcctctctattagaattccagaagtgtagacactgctaagtgtattactgccctccacaggtcaaagtttgaactaactgttatatacttgcactagcatattgtatatgacaatttagttcaaacaatttttttttttttagaaaattacagatcgtttcgctagataagacccttattccttgtctgggatcgtgtagatccctttgaagctgcactgaaactgtaattttgaccttcaaccgtttggagtccagtgaagtccactataaggagaaaaatcctggaatgttttcatcaaaaaccttcatttcttttcgactgaagaaagaaagacataaacatcttggatgacatgggggtgagtaaattattaggaaattttaatataaaattttatcattttttgcaATTTCGAGCctttgtacactgtaaaacataGTAAGCATTGACTGATCACTTTGTTCACTTAGTGAAAATGTTGTCACATCTTTCTAAGTTTATAAAGCTATTTAAAATGGAGGATGAATGGAATGTGGTTGATAAGGTGTACtggctggttgctagggcgttgctATAGGTGCTTATAGAGTGCAACAGGGTTCTGGAAgtaaaaatctctctctctcttttttttttttccttctccaTAGTGGAATGGATTTTTCATAATAACTTTAATGACAGAAGCACTAAAAGTGATTCCAGCAATATCGTCAATGTTTGTTGTTATCATTACAGATGTGTTGTGGACTGCTGTAGAATTAGAACGATTAATAAAACtgtatagttatagttatctttGCTTAGTGGCATATTGAATGTGCGCTCACAGGTGTGCATTTATCACCAGACTTCAAATGTGGCTCATCCAATCAGAGTTTAGAGTGTGAATTAGTCTGTTCTATAAATTTCATTAAACAGTAGTGGACATTGTCTCCaattattttatgcaaatcAGACTCATTAAAATTGAAATTCACATTCTGTGTGACACCTCATAATTACAGTACCAGGGCATACTATGTTTACAGCCCGTTTTTAAGCAAAACTTTAATTTCATGTTCCATCTGTTGAGCTGAAAAGAACAATATAGCCACACTGGTCATGGTTGACTGCACCATTCTCCAATTACCTTTGTTTAAATCTGACATTCAGGCTGGCATGCTTAATCTGCTTGGGACCTTAGTGTGCAAAAAGTGTCTTTCCTTTGATTTCACTTAGGCTAAAAATAATACCTACTGTACGAAACTGCACCTGTGCCATGCCAGGTAATGCCTAGCAACAGTGCTGCCATATCTCACATGTGTCCCTGACTCACTAGCAATGACACTGGAGACTCTTGTTTGAACTCGTTTCTTACATATCTACATCTTAACTTAACTGATCTATAGAATTTATGGGACATGTCAGTTGCTTAACTCTAAGTGCTTAATGGTGTAGCTTCATTTTAATGGGAGCTATAACAGGTTTTATGGCTTTACTAAGTAAAGCTTTGTCAGTGATTCTCTGGGGATGATTTGTTGTGCCCCCTGCTGGTCAGTGAACTTGTCACGGCTGTGTTTGGAATTAAGTACCACCATATTATTCTTACTATTTCttttgtgtaatatatatatattttatttatacttaaaatacatcaatCTAAGACCCAATGTGGAGAAGGGAAGAAGCAGATGCAGCGCATAGTGGAGACACTAAGTGAGACGCAGGAGGACTCCTGTCAGGAAGCACCCCACAGTACAGGAGACCTCTCAGCACCTGCTCCATCCCAAAACCACAGGAAGGACTCCCCTAATACTACCTCAGGCACCCAACCTACGACAGAGAAAGTGAGATGGCCCCAAGCAAACAACAACGCTGCATGGAATCAACTAGATGGGGACCTGGACAGAGTGCTTGAGGCCACATTAGCAGGATCAGCTGAGAAGAAAATCGACAGTATGACAACAATCATCATCACCATGGCCAGAGAGCGCTTTGGCACAGAAGAGAGAAAGGGTAGCAGCGGAACTCAGGTAAATCAGCCTAACAGGAGGGCAAGAGAGATCTTGCAATTGAGGAGGGAGATTAAGACCCTCAACAAGCAGTTCAGAACAGCAAgtgctgaagaaagaaagggCATAAAAGATCTAACCAGTGGACTTCGAGGGCAACTCTGCAGACTGAGAAGGGCAGAAAGGTCTCTGAAACTAAGGAAGGAGAAGGAGGCCAAGCGGGCACAGTTTATTAAGGACCCATACAGGTTTACTAAAACCCTGCTGGGGGAAGCAAGATCTGGAAGACTGTCCAGCCCTAAGGAAGTTGTAGAAGAGTTCCTTAAGGATAGCCACAGTGATGCCCTCAGGAACCAGGTTTGTGGTGCACACCCAAAGATCAGCAGAACTGCAGAAACTCCTGAGGAAGAGTTTGATACCAATGAACCAACATGGAGAGAAGTCCAGGACATTGTACAGAAAGCCCGTTCAGCATCTGCCCCAGGACCAAGCGGTATACCGTATAAAGTATACAAGAGATGCCCGATGCTCCTCCGCAGGTTATGGAAACTGTTGCGAAGGATATGGACAAAAGGTATCATTCCATCATCCTGGAAAAGAGCAGAGGGGTGCTTCGTACCTAAGGAATTGGACTCCGCGGACATCAGTCAGTTCCGAACCATTTCTCTCCTAAGCGTCGAATGCAAGGTGTTCTTTTCTGTCCTGGCAAAAAGGATGACTACCTACATGGTGAAGAACAAATATGTCGACACATCAGTCCAGAAGGGCGGCATTCCAGGTTTCTCCGGGTGCTTGGAACATACGGGAATCCTCAACCAGCTGATCCGGGAGGCCAAGAAGAACAAAGGAAACCTAACGGTTGTCTGGCTCGACTTGGCTAATGCATATGGTTCAATCCCACATGGCCTCATCAACACGGCTATGGAACACTACCATATTCCCCACCACACCAGGGATATAATTACCAGCTACTTCGGAGGATTTAAATTACGGTTCAGAACAGCCCACTTCACAACGCAGTGGCAGGACCTTGAAAAGGGAATCGTGACAGGTTGCACCATCTCCCCCATCCTGTTTGTCATGGGAATGAACCTGCTTATAACAGCTGCAGGAAAGGAATCCAGGGGGCCATCAATGGAGTCTGGCATCCGCCAACCGCCAATAAGAGGCTTTATGGATGACCTTACCATAACAACTTCAACCCATGTGCAAGCGAGGTGGATCCTGAAGGTTCTTGATGACGTGGCAACATGGGCTCGGATGAAGTTCAAACCAAGGAAATCAAGAAGTATGGTGATCAGAAGGGGGAAAGTGACCAGCGAGTTCCAGCTGCAAGTACAGGGGGAGATGATACCATCGATTGAGGAAAACCCAATTAAGTGCCTAGGGAAATGGTATGACGCATCCTTGACCGACAGATGTAACGTTTCCAGGACAGAGAAACAGGCAGATGCATGGCTGAGTAAGATTGAGGGGTCAGGACTGCCAGGAAAGTTTAAGGCTTGGCTCTTCCAGCATGGTCTGCTACCACGACTCATGTGGCTACTGACAATTTATGAAGTACCCATGACAACAGTGGAAGGAGTCGAGAGGCGAGTAAACAAACACCTTCGCAAGTGGCTCGGAATCCCACCAAGCTTCATGTCAGTAGGGCTTTATACCAGGTCTGGTCAGGTACAACTACCCCTTTCATCAGTGGTGGAAGAGTTCAAGGTGGCAAAGTGTCGGGTTGTGATGATGTACCAAGACTCCACTGATGAAAAAGTCAGAAGAGCAGGCGTCACTACAAGATCAGGACGCAAATGGGTGGCTGACACATCAGTGGCACAAGCTGAAAGGGCATTGAAGCTGAAGGACATCATCGGGAACCCATGTGTAGGGAGGCAAGGACTCGGATCTACCCACTTCCAGCAATGGGGAAAAGCAGACTCACGGCAAAGGAGGGACATGATTCAAGCAGAGGTCCGACAACTGGAGGAAGAAAGGCGCAGGTCTAGGGCTGTCGAACTCGGAGCACAAGGGGCCTGGACAAAGTGGGATTTGCAGAAGCGGAAGATCACATGGTCTGAGATCTGGAGACTGGAGCCCTTTCGTATCTCCTTCCTGCTCCGTTCAGTGTATGACACCCTTCCGTCACCAACAAACCTCCACAGATGGGGAATGAGGGAGGACCCATTGTGTAGGCTATGCGGAGGGAGGGGAACAATGGCGCACATACTGGCAGGATGCAAAACAGCTCTTAGCCAAGGAAGATACAGGTGGCGCCATGACAAGGTTCTCAGTGCACTGGCTGACATCTTTGAGCGGGAGAGGCAGAAAAAGCACCAGACCAGTACAAGGCCGGCAACATCTATTCAGTTCGTCAGAGAAGGGGAGAAACCACCAGCCCCCAAGAAGACTAAGAAGAGCCTCTTGCTAGCAGCACAAGCCTGGGAGATGAGGGTGGACCTGGGAAAGAAACTAGTCTTCCCCCATGTTGTGCAAACACAGCTGAGGCCAGACATGGTCTTATGGTCCGAGGAGGCAAGGAAAATAATCTTGATCGAACTGACAGTCCCGTGGGAAGACGGGTGCGAGGAGGCCTATGAGCGGAAAGCCACCAAGTATCAGGACCTCGTAGAGCAGTGTAGGGCCAAAGGGTGGCAGACCTGGCTATTCCCAGTTGAGGTCGGGTGTAGGGGCTTCCCGGCACAGTCTGTGTGGAAGACACTCACAGCTCTGGGCTTACAAGGTAGGGAAAGGAAGACAGCTGTTCGTAGGTTGGGTGAGGCAGCAGAAAGAGCGTCTTGCTGGCTCTGGAGTAGGAGGGAGGAGTTGAGCTGGGGGCCAGGAGGAGGTGGGTAGTGATTGGCCACCACTGCCGACCCGCCAACTGGAGGGTGTTGTGGTTCAGGGTTGAAACACCCTGTGAAAGTTGGACGCCACCTGACGACATCTTCTCCTGGCTGAAAGCTACAGTCATGTACTATAGTTAGTGACTGGGTTAGACAGCATCAGTATAGATGTATCCAATagtatatattgatattgatataaaaaaaatcaattgtaaaatattgtgttaagatgttttttaaacaaacaagattggattgaaatgcaaaataacaTCTCATGAAATTAAACATACATGTACTGTAAGTGAGGTCATGTGACATCAACAGAGTAGCAAAAATGTGCGAAATGTTTATGATTGTATTTTTCCCCACAAGATAAAAGATAAAAACtagaaattaatatatttttgtttacaaaaataaaaataaagtttgcaaaaaaacaaaagtacactgtaaaaaaaaatctgtagtttttacaaaataattttggcagctgtggttgccagaataattttgtaaaaaaaaaatacagaaaaactggaaacacatttacagaacaaactgtacattttacagtataaaactgtaatttacaaacaataaaattttaatgtaaaccagtaaattcaacaatgcactactactaaaatctgttttgtacctttaacatataCTGACAACAACTACATTATAATGCAGGTGGTAAAAGAGAAAGCCACATGAAGAATCAGAGTTTGCATCACAAGTATCTTTTCCATGAGCTGAagtatatactaatataaagaAGGTGTACAGGTAACGCACTACACTtacataatgcaataaacatcattaaacaacagaagatgtaacataaaaccccaatgtacataactgataacaaaaacatgattatttttaacaaaatactttcaaatgtggagtgtcatgcagggaattgtgggaatatcagtttacagtttttgactgtaaattatacattgatttgttcttttttacttctaaaaattttaaaaattgtcTGGTAAGacgttttacagttttttcctgTATATAGTATGGGAACTTACTGTTAACctatttacaattatttatttattattttttttgcatttttacaatattttaccattaaaatcacattaatttTTAACAGATGGCAACAACAAGCATAATAACGTAACAAAAAATTTTTAACACAAGAGCCAGAGCAAATACTTTACATTGTGTCgacattttttatatagaaACAGTACAGAAACAAACTATCTTTGAAAGAAGATACTCGTAACGCTCCcgcggatattccgtatcatagcaattTCATACAATGCTCAACACAATGTGATTGACTACAATGCTCAACTTGCGTAAAAACACTCTGTAAATAGTAAGCTTCGATGCTCAAAGAGCACTCAAACAATCACGAATGCATGTCTATCAGCGGGTACTGAAGAAATCTGGTACCGTCaacattttcttatttatttatttatttatttggtaccAACTGGTACCAGTAGTACTGGTAAATTTGACAAACCTAATTCAGTGTATACTATACAGTATGTTTTA is a genomic window of Chanodichthys erythropterus isolate Z2021 chromosome 14, ASM2448905v1, whole genome shotgun sequence containing:
- the LOC137036223 gene encoding uncharacterized protein; this encodes MQRIVETLSETQEDSCQEAPHSTGDLSAPAPSQNHRKDSPNTTSGTQPTTEKVRWPQANNNAAWNQLDGDLDRVLEATLAGSAEKKIDSMTTIIITMARERFGTEERKGSSGTQVNQPNRRAREILQLRREIKTLNKQFRTASAEERKGIKDLTSGLRGQLCRLRRAERSLKLRKEKEAKRAQFIKDPYRFTKTLLGEARSGRLSSPKEVVEEFLKDSHSDALRNQVCGAHPKISRTAETPEEEFDTNEPTWREVQDIVQKARSASAPGPSGIPYKVYKRCPMLLRRLWKLLRRIWTKGIIPSSWKRAEGCFVPKELDSADISQFRTISLLSVECKVFFSVLAKRMTTYMVKNKYVDTSVQKGGIPGFSGCLEHTGILNQLIREAKKNKGNLTVVWLDLANAYGSIPHGLINTAMEHYHIPHHTRDIITSYFGGFKLRFRTAHFTTQWQDLEKGIVTGCTISPILFVMGMNLLITAAGKESRGPSMESGIRQPPIRGFMDDLTITTSTHVQARWILKVLDDVATWARMKFKPRKSRSMVIRRGKVTSEFQLQVQGEMIPSIEENPIKCLGKWYDASLTDRCNVSRTEKQADAWLSKIEGSGLPGKFKAWLFQHGLLPRLMWLLTIYEVPMTTVEGVERRVNKHLRKWLGIPPSFMSVGLYTRSGQVQLPLSSVVEEFKVAKCRVVMMYQDSTDEKVRRAGVTTRSGRKWVADTSVAQAERALKLKDIIGNPCVGRQGLGSTHFQQWGKADSRQRRDMIQAEVRQLEEERRRSRAVELGAQGAWTKWDLQKRKITWSEIWRLEPFRISFLLRSVYDTLPSPTNLHRWGMREDPLCRLCGGRGTMAHILAGCKTALSQGRYRWRHDKVLSALADIFERERQKKHQTSTRPATSIQFVREGEKPPAPKKTKKSLLLAAQAWEMRVDLGKKLVFPHVVQTQLRPDMVLWSEEARKIILIELTVPWEDGCEEAYERKATKYQDLVEQCRAKGWQTWLFPVEVGCRGFPAQSVWKTLTALGLQGRERKTAVRRLGEAAERASCWLWSRREELSWGPGGGG